The following are encoded in a window of Sphingobium sp. AP49 genomic DNA:
- a CDS encoding glycosyl hydrolase 108 family protein → MANRKIVFGGAGTALGAAVAIILAGVYHDEGGYVNRKDDPGGETMRGVTKGVAREEGYKGAMIAFPKQCDDQTPVCSDKVYFERFMQRPGYLPIIAASPAVGEELVNSAVNFGPARPSAWLQQSVNALCPAARLKVDARVGAGTQQAFASCRQSLGKVSFCLRMLDQMDGRQKAEYDRLVRVNPRLNVFYRGWVNKRIGNVDRAKCQAER, encoded by the coding sequence ATGGCAAATAGAAAGATCGTCTTTGGCGGCGCCGGCACCGCCCTGGGCGCTGCGGTCGCTATCATCCTCGCGGGCGTCTATCATGATGAGGGCGGCTATGTGAACCGCAAGGATGATCCTGGCGGCGAAACCATGCGGGGAGTGACCAAGGGCGTCGCGCGTGAAGAGGGGTACAAGGGCGCAATGATAGCCTTCCCCAAGCAATGCGACGACCAGACGCCGGTCTGTTCGGACAAGGTCTATTTCGAGCGGTTCATGCAGCGGCCGGGATACCTGCCGATCATCGCCGCGTCGCCGGCAGTGGGTGAAGAACTGGTCAATTCTGCGGTGAACTTCGGCCCAGCGCGTCCTTCGGCCTGGTTGCAGCAATCGGTGAATGCGCTCTGCCCAGCGGCCCGGTTGAAGGTGGACGCGCGGGTGGGCGCTGGCACACAGCAGGCATTCGCTTCTTGCCGGCAGAGCCTTGGCAAGGTCAGCTTCTGCCTGCGGATGCTCGACCAGATGGATGGGCGCCAAAAGGCAGAATATGACCGGCTTGTCCGCGTCAACCCGCGCCTGAATGTGTTCTATCGCGGCTGGGTCAATAAGCGGATCGGCAATGTCGATCGCGCCAAGTGCCAGGCTGAACGCTAG